The Mucilaginibacter yixingensis genome window below encodes:
- a CDS encoding DUF4905 domain-containing protein: MTHLQPVFSRQFNGVVWRMEIDPISHTLFIELRNETDKQVSFASIDVAAGRLNFEGLTTDERWLTGMEGAYNGVLLLHHYESNASPTHKALIAIDGKTGEQLWANYNWMFDHFTVNGAVVSDARLQPRKLMLANLQTGELLRPYDPQLDTEPDTQIGLPDIVLPEGELPIQPYGNMMHRLLYNSYRIVSLHALNTAGSLTQHLYVMMGSDVLYHDLLNADIQKLQPEAFVQYNNHLIYLKHRSALSIVNL, translated from the coding sequence ATGACGCATTTGCAACCCGTGTTTAGTCGCCAGTTTAACGGTGTGGTTTGGCGCATGGAAATAGATCCCATCAGCCATACATTATTCATCGAATTACGGAATGAAACCGATAAGCAGGTGAGCTTTGCATCGATAGACGTAGCCGCCGGTCGCCTTAATTTTGAAGGACTAACCACCGACGAACGCTGGCTAACCGGAATGGAGGGCGCCTACAACGGCGTGCTGCTGTTGCACCATTACGAAAGTAATGCCAGCCCAACGCACAAAGCCCTTATTGCCATTGATGGAAAAACAGGAGAGCAGCTCTGGGCAAACTACAACTGGATGTTTGACCATTTTACGGTAAACGGTGCAGTGGTGTCAGACGCGCGCCTGCAACCCCGCAAATTGATGCTGGCCAACCTGCAAACCGGCGAGCTATTGCGCCCCTATGACCCTCAGTTAGATACAGAACCCGATACCCAAATTGGCCTGCCAGACATCGTTTTACCGGAGGGGGAGTTGCCCATACAACCTTATGGAAATATGATGCACCGTCTGTTATATAACAGTTATAGAATTGTATCTTTGCACGCGCTAAACACTGCTGGATCGCTGACGCAGCATTTGTATGTGATGATGGGAAGTGATGTTTTATATCACGATTTGTTGAATGCCGATATACAAAAATTGCAGCCGGAGGCGTTTGTACAGTACAACAACCATTTGATATACCTTAAACACAGATCAGCACTTAGTATTGTTAACTTGTAA
- a CDS encoding TIGR02757 family protein has product MIENLKAFLDAKVAQYNQPGFIENDPISIPHLFSKKQDIEIMGFWAATLAWGQRVTIIKKCKELIELMDGAPYDFIMNHEEPDLKKLLKFKHRTFNDVDTLYFIAFFRYHYENFNSLEDAFVPKPPSPLKGEQEGGRIITPPLGGWGAEAALNHFRSYFFSLPDYPHRTKKHVSSPSQKSTCKRLNMFLRWMVRKDDFGVDFGIWNKLSPADLIIPCDLHVDRVARKLLLINRKQTDWQTAVELTERLKQFDPLDPVKYDFALFGLGIEEKF; this is encoded by the coding sequence ATGATCGAAAACCTCAAAGCCTTTCTCGATGCCAAAGTAGCCCAATACAACCAGCCCGGTTTTATCGAGAACGACCCGATCAGCATTCCGCATCTGTTCAGCAAAAAACAGGACATCGAGATTATGGGCTTCTGGGCAGCAACCCTAGCCTGGGGACAACGGGTTACCATCATCAAAAAATGTAAAGAGCTGATTGAACTAATGGATGGTGCGCCTTATGATTTTATCATGAACCATGAGGAACCCGATCTGAAAAAACTACTCAAATTCAAGCATCGTACTTTTAATGATGTGGATACGCTGTATTTTATTGCATTCTTCCGCTATCATTATGAAAACTTCAATAGTTTGGAGGACGCGTTCGTACCCAAGCCCCCCAGCCCCCTAAAGGGGGAGCAAGAAGGAGGGCGCATAATAACTCCCCCTTTAGGGGGCTGGGGGGCCGAAGCTGCGCTGAATCATTTTCGCTCTTATTTCTTCTCGCTGCCTGATTATCCTCACCGCACTAAGAAACACGTTTCATCGCCTTCGCAAAAATCAACCTGCAAGCGGTTGAACATGTTTCTGCGCTGGATGGTGCGTAAAGATGATTTCGGTGTAGATTTCGGGATCTGGAACAAACTCTCTCCTGCTGACTTGATTATACCCTGCGATTTGCACGTTGACCGTGTGGCCCGTAAACTCCTGCTCATTAACCGCAAACAGACCGACTGGCAAACCGCCGTTGAACTAACCGAACGCCTCAAGCAATTTGACCCGCTCGATCCGGTGAAGTATGATTTTGCTTTGTTTGGGTTGGGGATTGAGGAGAAGTTTTGA
- a CDS encoding SMI1/KNR4 family protein — protein sequence MEAWIEKALSTWSESETKLNPPASQNALSSAEAFLDYTFPSDFKALYLTANGFEDYEWQQHMFSFWSLERIIEESAQFKDQDFIGFCDFLICSSFIGFHKNRPGIYKYYDHIDEYPIADSFAEAVRKINISDNSIY from the coding sequence ATGGAAGCTTGGATTGAAAAAGCACTATCTACATGGTCTGAAAGTGAGACCAAGCTGAACCCTCCAGCATCGCAAAATGCGTTATCAAGTGCTGAAGCTTTTTTAGACTATACTTTTCCAAGCGATTTCAAAGCCCTTTACTTAACTGCCAATGGGTTTGAAGACTATGAATGGCAACAACATATGTTTTCATTCTGGTCTCTTGAAAGAATAATAGAAGAATCAGCTCAATTTAAGGATCAAGACTTTATTGGGTTTTGCGATTTTTTAATTTGTAGCAGCTTTATAGGGTTTCATAAAAATAGACCAGGGATATACAAATATTATGACCATATTGATGAGTATCCAATAGCGGACTCGTTCGCTGAAGCTGTGCGCAAGATCAATATAAGCGATAATTCTATTTATTAA
- a CDS encoding Dps family protein, which produces MNAKEISLEEKQVKPVVDHLNDLLANYHIHYQKLRGCHWNVKGKSFFTLHLKFEELYTAALTTIDELAERILTLGKPPYSSFADYISKSQLKEVNTIGMKDTAMVKALIEDMATLIAMEREILEITANAGDDGTNDMINRFMQFKEKNTWMLRSFNDED; this is translated from the coding sequence ATGAACGCTAAAGAAATCAGCCTTGAAGAAAAACAGGTAAAACCTGTAGTAGACCACCTTAATGATCTGTTGGCCAATTACCACATTCATTATCAAAAATTAAGAGGATGCCACTGGAACGTAAAAGGCAAAAGCTTTTTTACCCTGCACCTTAAATTTGAAGAACTATATACCGCAGCATTAACCACTATAGACGAACTGGCCGAGCGTATTCTTACCCTGGGCAAGCCGCCGTACAGCTCTTTTGCCGATTACATCAGCAAATCTCAACTGAAAGAGGTGAACACCATCGGCATGAAAGATACCGCCATGGTAAAAGCCCTGATTGAAGACATGGCCACCCTGATTGCCATGGAACGTGAAATATTGGAAATTACTGCCAATGCCGGCGACGACGGCACCAATGATATGATCAATCGCTTTATGCAGTTTAAAGAGAAAAACACCTGGATGCTACGCTCATTTAATGACGAGGATTGA
- the proS gene encoding proline--tRNA ligase codes for MSKGIISKEEDYSQWYNDLVIKADLAEYSPVRGCMVIKPYGYSIWEKMQAVLDKMFKDTGHSNAYFPLLIPKSFFSKEASHVEGFAKECAVVTHYRLKNDGNGQIIVDSDAKLEEELIIRPTSETIIWNTYKGWIQSYRDLPILVNQWANVMRWEMRTRLFLRTSEFLWQEGHTAHATSEEAIAEAEQMLEVYADFAENWLALPVVRGRKTPNERFAGALDTYCIEALMQDGKALQAGTSHFLGQNFAKAFDVKFTNREGKQDFVWATSWGVSTRLLGALIMSHSDDAGLVIPPMLAPIQVVVVPIFKSDEELDTISEYVKGLTKELKAKNISVKFDNRDTQRPGFKFAEWELKGVPLRIAIGSRDLQNGTVELARRDTKTKESTTQEGLADKVEQLLADIQQNMFKKAFDFREANTVEANDYEEFKRLLDEQPGFIAAHWDGTPETEQKIKDETKATIRCIPLDAKEEEGKCIYTGKPSNKRVLFARAY; via the coding sequence ATGAGCAAAGGAATTATTAGCAAAGAAGAAGACTACTCGCAATGGTATAACGACCTGGTGATCAAGGCCGATCTGGCCGAATACTCACCTGTTCGCGGCTGTATGGTTATTAAACCGTACGGTTATTCTATCTGGGAAAAAATGCAGGCGGTTTTAGACAAAATGTTTAAAGACACTGGTCACAGCAACGCTTACTTCCCGCTGCTAATCCCCAAATCATTCTTCTCTAAAGAAGCCAGCCACGTAGAGGGCTTTGCCAAAGAGTGCGCCGTGGTTACGCATTATCGTCTTAAAAATGACGGTAATGGCCAGATCATTGTAGACAGCGATGCCAAATTGGAAGAAGAACTGATCATCCGTCCTACATCAGAAACCATTATCTGGAACACCTACAAAGGCTGGATCCAATCATACCGGGATTTGCCTATCCTGGTTAACCAGTGGGCTAACGTAATGCGCTGGGAAATGCGTACCCGCCTGTTCCTGCGTACATCAGAGTTTTTGTGGCAGGAAGGCCACACCGCTCACGCTACTTCAGAAGAAGCAATTGCCGAAGCTGAACAAATGCTGGAAGTTTATGCAGATTTTGCCGAGAACTGGCTGGCGTTGCCGGTAGTTCGCGGTCGTAAAACACCTAATGAGCGTTTTGCTGGCGCGTTGGATACTTATTGTATTGAAGCACTGATGCAGGATGGTAAAGCTTTACAGGCCGGCACATCGCACTTCCTGGGTCAGAACTTTGCCAAGGCATTTGATGTAAAATTTACTAACCGCGAAGGCAAGCAGGATTTTGTTTGGGCTACCTCATGGGGGGTATCAACCCGTTTGCTGGGCGCGCTCATTATGTCGCACTCTGATGATGCAGGCTTGGTGATCCCGCCTATGCTGGCGCCAATCCAGGTAGTGGTAGTTCCGATTTTCAAGAGTGACGAGGAACTGGATACCATTAGCGAGTACGTAAAAGGCCTGACCAAAGAACTGAAAGCTAAAAACATCTCCGTTAAGTTTGACAACCGCGATACCCAACGCCCGGGCTTTAAATTTGCCGAGTGGGAGTTGAAAGGCGTGCCATTGCGTATTGCCATCGGTAGCCGAGATTTGCAGAATGGCACCGTTGAGCTTGCCCGCCGCGATACCAAAACCAAAGAAAGCACAACGCAGGAAGGCCTGGCCGATAAAGTGGAGCAACTGCTGGCAGATATTCAGCAAAATATGTTTAAAAAAGCATTCGATTTCCGCGAAGCCAACACCGTTGAAGCTAACGATTACGAAGAGTTTAAACGCCTGCTTGACGAGCAGCCGGGATTCATCGCCGCACATTGGGATGGCACGCCTGAGACCGAGCAAAAGATAAAAGATGAAACTAAGGCAACAATCCGTTGCATACCTTTGGACGCTAAGGAAGAAGAAGGCAAGTGTATTTATACCGGCAAGCCGTCTAACAAGCGGGTGCTGTTTGCACGGGCGTATTAA
- a CDS encoding arginine deiminase family protein produces the protein MLSDNNFKLGVGSEVGTLKALLIHSPDSGLGKVVPSKAQDWLFEDIVHLDTMRKNEYDHYVKLLLYFLDPEKIKGRLEEVNSRAHNRAFFKPDNAAFHASTKVIELEMLLADILADESICEKLVASVCAIEGCNYRLQQQLIETPPIELAKIFISGAMGDDNMIFAPIPNLIFSRDIGIVINSHILINKPAKKARSRETLLVRYIFFNHPLFVAYRDNIIEIPETVQHFLRPGEDTEGKTTLEGGDVMVVAPNHVIIGCSERTSVSGANEAIKLLFENKVVNKVTVVKIPHKRDYMHIDTIFTQVKRDTWVMLGSLSKKDIDPETAEPTDWLGERKGRDKVEIFQFEAGELAPRRFASIEELLDDVSRNDLGSSTPTRFIYSGNGIFPYDSREQWTDSCNLLALREGVVLGYDRNTKTVEAFRQNGFKVIKVADLLRRIEDNEADPDTMQDTLILMPSAELSRARGGFHCMSMPILRYGLNK, from the coding sequence ATGTTATCTGATAACAATTTTAAACTAGGGGTTGGCTCAGAAGTTGGTACGCTGAAGGCCTTGTTGATACACAGTCCGGATAGCGGATTGGGTAAAGTAGTGCCATCAAAAGCGCAGGATTGGCTGTTTGAAGATATTGTGCACCTGGATACCATGCGCAAAAACGAGTACGACCACTACGTTAAACTGTTGCTCTATTTCCTCGATCCAGAAAAGATAAAAGGCCGGCTAGAGGAAGTGAACTCCCGCGCACATAATCGTGCTTTCTTTAAGCCAGATAATGCAGCCTTCCATGCATCAACCAAAGTAATTGAGCTAGAAATGCTGCTGGCCGATATACTGGCCGACGAGAGCATTTGCGAAAAGCTGGTAGCATCTGTTTGCGCTATAGAGGGCTGCAACTATCGCCTGCAACAACAACTGATAGAAACGCCACCTATCGAGCTGGCTAAGATCTTTATTTCAGGCGCTATGGGTGATGATAATATGATCTTCGCGCCTATCCCTAATCTGATCTTCTCGCGCGATATCGGCATCGTTATCAATAGCCATATTCTGATTAACAAACCGGCAAAAAAAGCGCGCTCGCGCGAAACACTGCTGGTACGTTACATCTTTTTTAATCACCCGTTGTTTGTCGCCTATCGTGATAACATCATCGAGATTCCTGAAACCGTGCAGCACTTTCTGCGCCCGGGCGAGGACACCGAAGGCAAAACTACTTTAGAGGGCGGTGATGTAATGGTGGTAGCTCCTAACCACGTCATCATTGGTTGCAGCGAGCGTACCTCTGTCAGTGGCGCTAATGAGGCCATTAAGCTATTGTTTGAAAATAAAGTAGTAAACAAGGTAACGGTGGTAAAAATTCCGCACAAGCGCGATTACATGCATATTGATACCATTTTTACACAGGTAAAACGCGACACCTGGGTAATGTTGGGATCATTAAGTAAAAAAGATATCGACCCGGAAACTGCTGAGCCTACCGACTGGCTGGGCGAGCGCAAAGGCCGTGATAAAGTGGAGATCTTTCAGTTTGAAGCAGGAGAACTGGCACCGCGCCGTTTTGCCTCTATTGAAGAACTGCTGGACGATGTGAGCCGGAATGATCTGGGTAGCTCAACTCCTACCCGCTTTATCTACTCTGGCAACGGTATTTTCCCGTATGACTCGCGCGAGCAATGGACAGACTCCTGCAACCTGCTGGCCCTGCGCGAGGGCGTGGTTTTGGGTTACGACAGAAACACCAAAACTGTTGAAGCCTTTCGCCAAAACGGCTTTAAGGTGATTAAAGTAGCAGACTTGCTGCGCCGCATTGAAGACAATGAGGCTGATCCAGATACCATGCAGGATACATTGATCCTGATGCCATCAGCAGAACTTTCACGCGCGCGAGGTGGTTTCCATTGTATGAGTATGCCCATATTACGGTACGGATTAAATAAATAA
- a CDS encoding cystathionine gamma-synthase has protein sequence MNNSKMKFATKAIHAGQHPDPTTGAVMTPIYQTSTYWQKSPGDNQGYEYSRGTNPTRKALEECLAALENAKHGLAFSSGMGATDAVMKLLQAGDEVIAGNDLYGGSYRIFTKIFANYGIKFHFLDLSDPEIIRQYTNDKTKLVWIETPTNPTMQVVDIAAISKITKEKNLTLVVDNTFASPYLQNPMDLGADMVMHSVTKYIGGHSDVVMGALMMNDDDLYKRLWFIYNACGATPGPMDSFLVLRGIKTLHLRMKAHCENGRKVAEFLKTHPKVEKIYWPGFTDHPNHEIAKQQMRDFGGMISIVLKGADLQETFRIAGSFKVFTLAESLGGVESLINHPATMTHASIPKEVREAAGVVDNLLRLSVGVEDVDDLLDDLKQALA, from the coding sequence ATGAACAACTCAAAAATGAAATTCGCAACAAAAGCCATACACGCAGGTCAGCATCCTGACCCAACTACCGGCGCGGTTATGACGCCGATTTACCAGACATCAACTTACTGGCAAAAATCGCCGGGCGATAATCAGGGTTATGAGTACTCACGTGGTACCAACCCAACCCGCAAGGCGCTGGAGGAATGTTTGGCTGCATTGGAAAATGCTAAACATGGCTTAGCCTTTAGCAGTGGCATGGGCGCTACCGATGCGGTAATGAAACTACTGCAAGCGGGCGACGAGGTAATTGCCGGTAACGATCTGTACGGCGGTTCTTACCGCATTTTTACCAAGATATTTGCCAACTACGGCATCAAGTTCCATTTCCTTGACTTGTCTGACCCGGAGATTATCCGTCAGTACACCAACGATAAAACCAAACTGGTTTGGATTGAAACCCCAACCAACCCTACCATGCAGGTGGTTGATATTGCGGCTATCTCTAAGATCACCAAAGAGAAAAACCTGACGCTGGTGGTAGATAACACCTTTGCGTCGCCCTACCTGCAAAACCCGATGGATCTGGGTGCCGATATGGTAATGCACTCGGTAACCAAGTACATCGGCGGCCACAGCGACGTGGTAATGGGTGCCCTGATGATGAACGATGACGACCTGTACAAACGCCTGTGGTTCATCTACAACGCTTGCGGTGCCACTCCCGGCCCGATGGATAGCTTCCTGGTGCTGCGTGGTATCAAAACCCTGCACCTGCGTATGAAGGCCCATTGCGAGAACGGCCGCAAAGTGGCTGAGTTTTTGAAAACACACCCTAAGGTTGAAAAAATTTACTGGCCGGGCTTTACCGATCATCCGAATCACGAAATAGCCAAACAGCAAATGCGCGATTTTGGCGGCATGATCTCTATCGTGTTAAAAGGAGCCGACTTACAGGAAACATTCCGCATAGCCGGTTCTTTCAAAGTGTTCACCCTGGCCGAATCACTGGGCGGTGTAGAATCATTGATCAACCACCCTGCTACCATGACGCACGCGTCTATCCCGAAAGAAGTGCGCGAGGCGGCCGGTGTGGTAGACAACCTGCTGCGCCTGAGCGTAGGTGTAGAAGATGTGGATGATCTGCTGGATGATTTGAAACAAGCACTGGCATAA
- a CDS encoding OmpP1/FadL family transporter, protein MKIKHTVLTVAALAAATGAFAQTSQIFAQDAIKFSTFQPGSTARVKAVGNASYAVGGDLSSISGNPAGIGLFTRSEMSITPEFNGQKTGSNFLGSANSASKSTGNFNNASVVFYNRVNTPKGADKTKGLLSLNFGLSYNRTNDFYQNAYYAGHNSTSSISDYYAQLANNSNYIDKSGHAILPDGALETMAYNQYLIDSVGANKTNPNDPYALYDSNVATGVNQAKTIVSSGGQSNFDVSMGGNVSNKLYFGLGLGFTNIRYNATKTFSESGTELYNFNTTFQSDYLVDQITKGNGFNARLGLIYRPENFIRLGVNISTPTWYNITDDTREGIATKYKTAQGMNDYSDYHSEYNLRTPWRIGGGIAFVSKYGLITGDIDYVDYTTTHLSGYDGDADDNYYIQKLYRSTVNVRGGIEARVTQNFYLRGGYGIQGSPRKDVLGDTKTISGGIGYRFGDYYIDATYTNVKNSEANATYAVNGLPTPIGNLSNQYNNVYMTFGMRF, encoded by the coding sequence ATGAAAATTAAACATACAGTGCTTACAGTGGCCGCACTGGCTGCTGCAACAGGAGCATTTGCACAAACCTCGCAGATATTTGCGCAGGATGCTATTAAGTTTTCAACCTTTCAGCCGGGCTCAACCGCGCGGGTGAAGGCGGTAGGTAATGCCTCCTACGCCGTCGGGGGCGACCTGAGCTCAATCAGCGGCAACCCGGCGGGTATCGGTCTGTTTACCCGTTCTGAAATGAGCATCACGCCCGAGTTTAATGGTCAGAAAACCGGTTCCAATTTCCTGGGTTCGGCAAACTCAGCCAGTAAGTCGACGGGTAACTTTAACAATGCTTCTGTTGTGTTTTATAACAGAGTAAACACCCCCAAAGGTGCCGATAAAACCAAAGGGCTGTTGAGCCTTAACTTTGGTTTATCTTATAATCGCACTAATGACTTCTATCAAAACGCATATTACGCGGGGCACAACAGTACGTCGTCTATATCAGATTATTACGCTCAGTTGGCTAATAATTCAAACTATATAGATAAAAGCGGTCATGCCATTTTGCCTGATGGCGCGCTGGAGACCATGGCCTACAATCAATACCTGATTGATAGCGTAGGGGCCAATAAAACCAACCCTAATGATCCGTATGCACTTTATGACTCTAACGTGGCTACGGGTGTTAACCAGGCTAAAACAATAGTGTCATCAGGCGGGCAGTCTAACTTTGATGTAAGTATGGGCGGTAACGTGAGTAACAAGTTGTATTTCGGTTTAGGGTTAGGCTTTACTAACATCCGTTATAATGCCACCAAAACGTTCTCAGAATCTGGCACAGAGCTGTATAACTTCAATACCACTTTTCAGTCAGATTACCTGGTAGATCAAATTACCAAGGGTAACGGTTTTAACGCACGCCTGGGTTTAATTTATCGCCCGGAAAACTTTATCCGTTTGGGTGTAAACATCAGCACGCCAACCTGGTATAATATTACTGATGATACCCGCGAAGGTATTGCCACTAAGTATAAGACAGCACAGGGCATGAACGATTATTCAGATTATCACTCTGAATATAACCTGCGCACACCGTGGCGTATTGGCGGCGGTATTGCCTTTGTGAGCAAGTACGGCTTAATTACCGGCGATATTGATTATGTTGACTATACCACCACCCACCTGAGTGGCTATGATGGCGATGCCGACGATAACTATTACATCCAGAAGCTTTACCGCTCAACCGTCAATGTGCGCGGTGGTATTGAGGCCCGTGTAACACAAAACTTTTATCTGCGTGGTGGCTACGGCATACAGGGCAGTCCGCGTAAGGATGTGCTGGGTGATACCAAAACCATTAGCGGTGGTATAGGCTACCGTTTCGGCGATTATTATATCGACGCTACTTATACCAACGTGAAAAACAGCGAAGCAAATGCTACCTACGCTGTAAACGGGCTGCCAACTCCAATTGGCAACCTGAGCAATCAATACAATAATGTGTATATGACTTTTGGCATGAGGTTTTAA
- the argS gene encoding arginine--tRNA ligase, with translation MDFIIDATLKAVKHLYNTDITPADVSLQQTRKEFEGQLTIVTFPFTKLSRKSPEQTGADIGEYLKENVKEVAGYNVIKGFLNISIADSYWLEQFYTNVLGANYNEVKPNGTKVMVEYSSPNTNKPLHLGHIRNNLLGYSVAQILTAGGYEVIKANLVNDRGIHICKSMLAWQKFGNGETPESSGLKGDHLVGKYYVIFDKEYKKQINELKAAGQTEEEAKKNAPLIVEAQQMLQKWEAGDKEVISLWETMNSWVYAGFEKTYNSLGVDFDKYYYESNTYLLGKDIVEEGLASGVFFQKEDGSVWIDLTADGLDQKLVRRGDGTSVYITQDMGTAQLKYDDYQVDQSIYVVGNEQDYHFKVLFLILEKLGKSWAKGLYHLSYGMVDLPSGKMKSREGTVVDADDLIAEMEATAKEQTEALGKVDGFSEEEKSELYHTIGMGALKYFLLKVEPKKRLLFDPNESIDFQGHTGPFIQYTHARICSVVGRAEVNIDDEIDAELFGVERDLIILLTQYRDMIQQAAKDYNPAAVANYVYELAKAFNKFYHEKSILQADTKEQMQFRLQLAKASAAVIKAGMKLLGIEVPERM, from the coding sequence ATGGACTTTATAATAGACGCTACCTTAAAAGCTGTTAAGCATCTTTACAATACAGATATTACGCCTGCCGATGTCAGTCTGCAACAAACCCGTAAGGAGTTTGAAGGGCAGTTAACCATAGTTACCTTTCCGTTTACCAAGCTATCGCGCAAATCGCCCGAGCAAACAGGGGCCGATATTGGCGAATACCTGAAAGAGAACGTAAAAGAAGTAGCGGGCTATAATGTGATCAAAGGTTTCCTGAATATTTCTATTGCTGATAGCTACTGGCTGGAGCAATTCTATACCAACGTACTGGGGGCCAACTATAACGAGGTTAAGCCGAACGGTACAAAGGTGATGGTAGAATATTCATCGCCCAACACTAATAAACCACTGCACTTAGGGCATATCCGTAACAACCTGCTGGGGTATTCGGTAGCGCAAATTTTGACTGCTGGCGGTTACGAAGTGATCAAAGCCAATTTGGTGAATGATCGTGGTATCCACATTTGCAAAAGTATGCTGGCCTGGCAAAAATTCGGTAACGGAGAAACGCCGGAAAGTAGCGGCCTGAAAGGCGACCATCTGGTGGGTAAGTACTATGTGATTTTTGATAAAGAATACAAAAAACAGATAAACGAGCTAAAAGCTGCCGGTCAGACCGAAGAAGAGGCCAAAAAGAACGCTCCGTTGATTGTTGAAGCCCAGCAAATGCTGCAAAAATGGGAAGCAGGCGATAAAGAAGTAATCAGCTTGTGGGAAACCATGAATAGCTGGGTGTACGCTGGGTTTGAAAAGACCTACAACTCGCTGGGTGTAGATTTTGATAAATATTACTACGAGAGCAACACCTACCTGTTAGGTAAAGATATAGTTGAAGAAGGTTTAGCCAGCGGCGTTTTCTTCCAGAAAGAAGACGGCTCGGTTTGGATCGATCTGACTGCCGATGGCCTTGATCAGAAACTGGTCCGCCGTGGCGATGGTACCTCGGTTTACATTACCCAGGATATGGGTACCGCCCAATTGAAGTATGACGATTACCAGGTAGATCAGTCTATCTACGTAGTGGGTAACGAGCAGGATTATCACTTTAAAGTGTTGTTCCTTATCCTTGAAAAACTCGGTAAAAGCTGGGCTAAAGGTCTGTACCATTTGTCATACGGTATGGTTGACTTGCCATCTGGCAAAATGAAAAGCCGCGAAGGCACTGTTGTGGATGCCGACGACTTGATTGCCGAGATGGAAGCCACCGCAAAAGAGCAGACCGAAGCGCTGGGTAAGGTAGACGGTTTTAGCGAGGAAGAAAAGAGCGAGCTGTACCACACTATCGGTATGGGCGCCCTGAAATATTTCCTGCTAAAAGTTGAGCCGAAGAAACGCCTGCTGTTTGACCCGAATGAGTCGATAGATTTTCAGGGGCATACCGGTCCGTTTATTCAGTATACACATGCCCGTATTTGCTCGGTAGTGGGCAGGGCAGAGGTGAATATTGATGACGAGATTGATGCAGAACTATTTGGCGTAGAGCGCGATCTGATCATCTTGTTGACCCAATATCGCGATATGATCCAGCAAGCTGCTAAAGATTATAACCCTGCGGCTGTGGCTAACTATGTTTATGAGCTGGCTAAAGCATTCAATAAGTTCTATCACGAGAAATCAATCCTGCAGGCTGATACCAAAGAGCAAATGCAGTTCCGTTTGCAACTAGCCAAAGCCTCGGCCGCGGTGATTAAAGCCGGCATGAAACTGCTGGGCATTGAAGTGCCGGAGCGGATGTGA